AGTTATTGTGCTGTTTGGAAGTCAGTCGCGACAAACAGCGCACAAAAATGCCGACTACGATGTGGGCATTTTCAGAGAATCCGGATATGATTGGCGGTCATTCACGGTCTGGAAGACACATGTGGAGGACCTTGCATGGCCGTACAGGATAGATTTGGTTGATCTGACCCGCGCCCCGCGGGAGTTTCTTGACGGCATCAAGAACGATATGATTATTCTCAGCGGAAATCTGGATGGTTACACTCTCTCCACAACAGAGACTTGAAGCGGCGAAACAGAAGGCCGCGTCGTCCCTTTTGCAGCTCGAAACCACCATCAGGTGGCTTCATGCAAATCCTGAAGCCGATGATCGTTGGGGAAGGCTTGATGCTGTTGCAAAACGCTTTGAGGTTTCATTCGAGTACGTGTGGAAAGCTCTAAAAGCCGCGCTTGAATTTCAAGGAACCGAAACATTTGGCCCGCGAGATTCCATTACGCTGGCGGGCACATATCAATGGATCGATGATCTCGAACTGTGGGCCGAGTTTCTTCAGTCACGTAATGCCGGGGTTCACGACTATTTTGCGCTTTCTGAAGAAGAGTATGCAAAGATCGCAGAACGATTCTTGTCTGAGGCACGATCGGTTCTTCTCAGGCTCCCGTGAAGCCGTAGGTCAATCCAACCACATTCCCATCAATTACATATACACATGAAAGCCCTTCTTCGATGTATTGCGCTGCTGCATATTATTATCGCCGTATCAGCGCTTGCGCAAGAAAAACCCCACGCCTTCCGCGGCGCAACCATTTATCCCGTTGAGGGAGATCCGATTGAGAACGGCGTGCTTGTCGTTCGCAACGGCACGATAGTGGGTGTCGGCCCGGCGCAAAGCGTCACCGTTCCGTCCGAGGCCGTCGTCGTTGACGTGACGGGCAAGGTGATCATGCCGGGACTTGTCGATACGCATTCGCATATCGGCAGAGGGTCGGGCGGCGACAGATCGTCGGCGCTTCATCCCGACGTTCGTATTCTTGATGCGATTGATGTGAGGGATGATTCGTTCAAGAAAGCGCTGGCAGGCGGTATTACAACCGTGAACGTCATGCCAGGCTCCGGCCATTTGATGAGCGGGCAGACTGCTTACCTGAAAATCCGCGAAGCGAATGTCATTGAAGACATGCTCTTCTGTAAAGATCCGCTGAACGACATTTGCGGCGGAATGAAGATGGCGAACGGAACGAACTCGATCGGCGAAAAACCGTTTCCCGGCACAAGGGCAAAGTCGGCGGCAATGGTCCGCCAGCTTTTCCTGAAGGCACAGGATTATCGTTCGAAGATTCAGTCGGCGAAAGGCGACACAACAAAACTCCCCAAGCGCGATCTTGAAATGGAGGCGATGCTTCAAGTGTTGGACGGGAAGCGCATCGTTCAACATCATACCCACAGCGCGTACGATATCATCACCGTTTTGAGAATTGCCAAAGAGTTCGGGCATCGTGTTGTGCTCCACCACGTAAGCGAAGCATGGAAGGTCGCAAAAGAAATTGCGGAAGCCGGCGCGATGTGTTCGGTGATTATGATTGATGCGCCGGGCGGGAAACTCGAAGCGGCGGAGTTGAGCTACAAGACTGGCGCAATTCTGGAAAAAGCCGGCGTTGTCGTTGCTTTTCACACGGATGACGGCATCACGGACTCGCGCCACTTTCTCCGTAGCGCTGCATTCGGCGTTCGTGCCGGGATGTCGCGCATGAAGGCGCTTGAGTCGGTGACTATTGCCGGCGCAATGATGATGGATCTCGATAAGAGGGTCGGCTCGTTGAAGGCGGGCAAGGATGCCGATTTCATCATTCTCTCCGGCGATCCGCTCAGCGTCTATACGCATGTCGAGCAGACGTGGGTGGAGGGGGTAAAGAAGTACGACCGCTCGAACCCCGACGACAGGAAATTCTCGGTCGGCGGTTATCGCGTCTTCCGCAGCGGCAATGCGTACGATACATGCGAAGGAGAGGAACGATGAAACGATCAAGCACCTTTCTTCTTCTTCTTTCTACTGTCATCAACGTCTCACACGCCCAGCTTGCGATTCGAGGTGAAACGGTGTACACGATGGCAGGCAAGCCGCTCAAGAACGCCGTCGTCATTGTGAAAGGCGGAAAGATCGAGCAAGTCCTCGAAGGCGCGATGGTCAAGCTTCCCGAAGGCTACAGGGTGATGGAAGCAAAAGTTGTTACGCCGGGACTCGTTGATGCGCATACGGTTGTGGGATTGACAGGAATTCTCAACCAGCGGCACGATCAGATGCAGCTCGAAACGTCGGAACCGATTCAGCCCGAATTGCGTGCGATTGATGCATACAATCCGCAGGAACAATTGATCGAGTTTGTGCGGAACCTCGGCGTAACCACGATGCACACCGGGCACGCGCCCGGCGCGCTCGCAAGCGGAACGACCATTGTGGTCAAGACTATCGGCAACACGATCGAGGATGCGCTCGTGGATTCCGGTATGGTGGCCTTTACGTTTGGCGAAAGTGTCAGCAGCACGTTCAAATCTCCCGGTACAAGCGCCAAGCAAGTGGCAATGCTGCGCAGCGAGCTTCTGAAAGCGCAGGATTATCTCAAACGCAAAAGTTCAAAGGATCCCGAGAAACGCCCGGCGCCGGATTTGAAGATGGAGATGCTGTCGCGCATTCTCCTCAAACAGACACGAATCCTGTTCACGGCACAAAAAGCCACGGACATCATGTCGGCGCTGCGTCTGAAGAAGGAATTCGGATTTGCGATGGTGCTTGATGGAGCCGCCGAGGCATATCTTGTTCTTGATGAGATCAAGAAAGCGGGCGTGCCCGTTATTCTTCACCCCACGATGATGCGTGGATGGGGAGATACGCGCAATGTTTCGTTCGAGACCGCGGCGAAGCTGAAAGAAACCGGAATTCTCTT
Above is a genomic segment from Bacteroidota bacterium containing:
- a CDS encoding nucleotidyltransferase domain-containing protein, yielding VIVLFGSQSRQTAHKNADYDVGIFRESGYDWRSFTVWKTHVEDLAWPYRIDLVDLTRAPREFLDGIKNDMIILSGNLDGYTLSTTET
- a CDS encoding nucleotidyltransferase substrate binding protein produces the protein MVTLSPQQRLEAAKQKAASSLLQLETTIRWLHANPEADDRWGRLDAVAKRFEVSFEYVWKALKAALEFQGTETFGPRDSITLAGTYQWIDDLELWAEFLQSRNAGVHDYFALSEEEYAKIAERFLSEARSVLLRLP
- a CDS encoding amidohydrolase family protein; this encodes MKALLRCIALLHIIIAVSALAQEKPHAFRGATIYPVEGDPIENGVLVVRNGTIVGVGPAQSVTVPSEAVVVDVTGKVIMPGLVDTHSHIGRGSGGDRSSALHPDVRILDAIDVRDDSFKKALAGGITTVNVMPGSGHLMSGQTAYLKIREANVIEDMLFCKDPLNDICGGMKMANGTNSIGEKPFPGTRAKSAAMVRQLFLKAQDYRSKIQSAKGDTTKLPKRDLEMEAMLQVLDGKRIVQHHTHSAYDIITVLRIAKEFGHRVVLHHVSEAWKVAKEIAEAGAMCSVIMIDAPGGKLEAAELSYKTGAILEKAGVVVAFHTDDGITDSRHFLRSAAFGVRAGMSRMKALESVTIAGAMMMDLDKRVGSLKAGKDADFIILSGDPLSVYTHVEQTWVEGVKKYDRSNPDDRKFSVGGYRVFRSGNAYDTCEGEER
- a CDS encoding amidohydrolase family protein; its protein translation is MKRSSTFLLLLSTVINVSHAQLAIRGETVYTMAGKPLKNAVVIVKGGKIEQVLEGAMVKLPEGYRVMEAKVVTPGLVDAHTVVGLTGILNQRHDQMQLETSEPIQPELRAIDAYNPQEQLIEFVRNLGVTTMHTGHAPGALASGTTIVVKTIGNTIEDALVDSGMVAFTFGESVSSTFKSPGTSAKQVAMLRSELLKAQDYLKRKSSKDPEKRPAPDLKMEMLSRILLKQTRILFTAQKATDIMSALRLKKEFGFAMVLDGAAEAYLVLDEIKKAGVPVILHPTMMRGWGDTRNVSFETAAKLKETGILFALQSGFEGYVPKTRIVLYEAAIAAANGLSFDDALASITINAAKIIGVDKRVGSIEKGKDADLVLFDGDPFEYTTHVCGVVVNGKVVNDTCK